The Sulfurimonas aquatica genomic sequence TAGCCATGAATTTTCCTCTTATGATGGAAAAGCACTGTTATGTTGGGGCAAAGAAGACACAGCGACACCTCTCTCATCAGGTGAAAAAATTAATCAGCTCATTAAAGACTCAAAATTGGAAGTTTATGATGGCGATCACTTCTTTTTTGGTAAAAATTCTAAAGATATTTCAGAAAAAGTAGAAAAAACTTTTTTGCAAACACTGGAGCACTAGATGCAAGAGTATGAAATACTAATAGCATTTGCAACTAACGCTCTCTTTGTTACTCTTTTAGGCTGGTATCTTATAACAAACCTACAATGGTATAACTACAGCCTTTCTCGCGTTATATTAAAACATCATAAAGCTCATTGGCATATTATCTATTTTATTATCCCTTTTATAGCTTACTATACTACGGGTAAATTTTTTACTATCTTTTTTCTCTTTGCTGTTTTACCCTCTATGATTATTTGGCATAAAAGTTTAGACAAAAAACTAGTACTTACTTGGCGTGTAAAGCGTTTCTTGATTTTACTTATATCACTTACTCTATTTCAAGATGTACTATGTACTTTAAAAGACGCTTGTGAGACATATGGCGTATTTATGCCTTTAGCATTGGCTTACATAGGTAGTCATTTAATTGAAAAGTTTCTTTTTATGACCTATAAAAAAGAGGCTAAACGCAAGTTACAGTCTATGGAAAAACTTCAAACTATCTGCATAACTGGTAGTTATGGAAAAACAAGTATTAAAAACTTTGTAGCGCAGATGTTAAGCGTAAAGTATAGAGTTTACGCAACTCCAAGAAGTGTAAATACTCTGGGTGGCATTATGGGAGATATAAATAACTCTCTACCTGAAGATACACAAGTTTACGTATGTGAAGCTGGCGCGCGTGAGAGTGGCGACATATATGCTATAGCAACATTTATAGAGCCACAAACCGTTGTAGTTGGACGCGTAGGCGAAGCTCATATAGAGTACTTTAAATCTCTTAAAAACATTATAGCTACAAAGCTTGAGCTTATGAAGTCGCCGCGTTTAGAAAAAGCTTTTATCCATACTAGCGTTACGGATGAGCCACATGACAAAGTTACCTTTTTTGGAGACGAACTCTCTGATATAAACGCAAACCTAGATGGAATTGACTTTAAAATAGACCTTGATGATACAGTCCTAGAACTTCACACTGATATACTAGGCGAGTTTCAAACTATGAATATTGCCGTTGCCGTGAGAATAGCAAAGTACTTTGGTTTGAGTGATGAAGAGATAGTTAAGGGCGTTAAAAAACTAGAACCAGTTGAGCATAGACTCCAGATGATAAAAGCGGGTGGAAAACTCATCTTAGATGATGGCTATAATGGAAACATAGATGGGATGCTAGAAGGCGTAAGGTTATGCTCACTTCATAGTGGAGATAAAGTAATAGTAACACCAGGACTTGTTGAGAGTACTAAAGAATTAAATCTAAGACTCATAGAAGCTATAAATGAGGTTTTTGATACGGTCATAGTAACAGGTTCTTTAAACGCTGAACTATTTGATAAAAACTTAAAAGTTAAAAACAAAGTTATGCTGCCAGATAAGTCTAAACTAACAACTATACTTGCAAATCAGACAAAAGAGGGTGATATAATCCTTTTTGCAAATGATGCCCCTAATTTTATTTAATATATAGAAACTATTAAGCTTATATGGCCTAGAATAGTTTATCTTAAATTAAAGGCTTAGAATGAAAAAAATTATAGTAAGTATTGCAGCGGTTGTTGCTCTTAGTAGTGTTGCATTTGCAGGTGTTAATAATCAAACAGGTTGTGGACTTGGAGCAATTATTATTAAAGATGATTCTACTGCAATTAT encodes the following:
- a CDS encoding Mur ligase family protein, with the translated sequence MQEYEILIAFATNALFVTLLGWYLITNLQWYNYSLSRVILKHHKAHWHIIYFIIPFIAYYTTGKFFTIFFLFAVLPSMIIWHKSLDKKLVLTWRVKRFLILLISLTLFQDVLCTLKDACETYGVFMPLALAYIGSHLIEKFLFMTYKKEAKRKLQSMEKLQTICITGSYGKTSIKNFVAQMLSVKYRVYATPRSVNTLGGIMGDINNSLPEDTQVYVCEAGARESGDIYAIATFIEPQTVVVGRVGEAHIEYFKSLKNIIATKLELMKSPRLEKAFIHTSVTDEPHDKVTFFGDELSDINANLDGIDFKIDLDDTVLELHTDILGEFQTMNIAVAVRIAKYFGLSDEEIVKGVKKLEPVEHRLQMIKAGGKLILDDGYNGNIDGMLEGVRLCSLHSGDKVIVTPGLVESTKELNLRLIEAINEVFDTVIVTGSLNAELFDKNLKVKNKVMLPDKSKLTTILANQTKEGDIILFANDAPNFI